In Larimichthys crocea isolate SSNF chromosome VII, L_crocea_2.0, whole genome shotgun sequence, the genomic stretch TGTACAGCTGTATCATGTAGTGTATTTGCTCTGACAGAGAGATGGGCCAACATCAAACGCTCCAAATGAGTTAATTAAGCCTCTCTTCGAATGAGCACATAGATTTCAAGATTTAATCAATAATGTAAAACCATATATCTGTTATGACAGTCATCAAATCAAGTGTGAGAGTTTAGTTAGGGTGGAGTTGTCCTCACACGGATGTCAGTGAGCTGTCGTACTGAAAGTAGACGGGCGTAGTGAGCCCGCCAGATTCATGGTGCTTATTAGAGCATGCTGCCAAAGCCAGCTACACATTTATGTCTGATCCAGCGTCTCCACTTGTAGACTCCATCTTTCCTGTCCCTTCACCCAACAGCTCCGCTCTGTGCATATTTAAAGTCGTGTCTCTGAGCGTCTAAGCAGTGGCCCGCGCCGCCTGCTCCGCCTGCCTCCTCTGGCTGTAGCTGTTGTACACGTCTAGAAACATGTCCCTGCACTGTATGCGCGCGTTCAGTTTGGAGCAGATGAGGAAGGAGCCGGCCATCTTGCGGTGGAGGGAGTACGTCTCCTCGGGCGGAGGGGTGAGGCGGTGGCGTAGCATGACGGGGATGAGGCTCTGGATGCGCTGCGTGGTGCTCTGGGTGCCGAAGTCGAAGGGCTCGGCGGACGCGAAGGCTTCGCCGAGGATCATCACCGCCTCCACGTGGGCTTCTTCGAAGGCCTGGCAGGGAGAATGGAGACGTTACAATGAAAGAAGTCAAACAGACTTTAAGCTGCATTTTTGAGTGTGTACACTCGAGACACAGCCTGAGGAAATGTTTACAACAGAACGTATATCTCATATTTTATGCAGCCACACTGTATATACAACTCCATGCTATATGTAAACATTTTCATATCTCTAACTTAGAATGATGTGGCTTTCTTCCTTTTGTATCCATGTTTCTcttttcagtcacattttctaGAACATTAGGATTAAGATTTCAGCAAAGAGAGTAAACAAATATGTCGTAAGAGTAGGAGAATTATGTGCTATGACTGCAGGGAAACCGCATTGAGCACAGGGAGTGAGATCAAATAAATGAAGGCGGAGGAGTCTATGTCATATCACGATGAAATGAGCCCGGCAGCAGAGACTGAAATACCTTACCTTGGCCTCGAAGCCTGTCAGGAATTTCAGGTCCTTCGATTTGGAAAGAACAGTGGCTCGATCACCCAGCGCAGCTGCATGCAccacctgaatacacacacacacaaaatgatgtTTCAAAATGATGCgatcatgtttatttaaagagTACCGGTGGCTGCGCAGAGAGGAATGCGTGTGTTGTCATTCCAAAGACTGTGGTCTTAATTATTCAGAGAATCTTGTTGCATAAATCATGTTGTGTGACTCACTGGTGGGTGTCTTATTATTTTAGATTCAACCTACCTGTATGTAGTCGTCCGTGAAGGATTCTGGGTAGCTTCTGCATGCTCCAAAGTCCAACAGAACAACCTTGAGACAAGACATGTGATAGGTGGTTGGTTATATGGTCACCATGACGTCCCTTTCTGTGTTAGACAACGTCACTGACAGACTCACCTTCTTGGTGTCTGAGTTGTAGAAGAAGTTGGCCCAGTTTGGATCCGTCTGCATGAACCTGAACTCAAACAGCTCCCTGAGACACAGCTGGAGGATGTTGAAAGAGATCTGGAGACGGGAGGACAGGAGACGTTTGTGTTTACTGTCACGTTGTTATTACCAATGTGATATTTTCATTCCATAGCTCCGGATATGGTCAgtttatttcatacattttattctatGTGGTGCCATTATCTCTGGTACAGTATGCTGCCACACACTCAGTGCGTCTAAAGAAGCCGCCTGTTCAAAGTTCATAAATCTTAACTGTAaaatgtgcaatttttttttacagcgacACGGTCCAattttcactgctgctgtcctctTCACACCTGCTGTGTCATTTACCAGCAAGTAACTTTGGAATGAATCATCAGCTCAGTTCCTGCACCTGTCACACTGTGGCATATGTCACGtcttttacaaataaaattgtgaTACGTTCTGTTTCCTATTACCAATAATGGGAGGAATACAGATATACAGAATATTCAGCTGAGCAAACCAATCGTCTCCTTCTGCTTGTCGAAGGGCTTCAGCTCTAATTGGATCCTGCAATTCCAGGTCCAGACTGTGATGGGCTTTTTAGCCACATAGTGATCTGCAAACTTCTCAGCTTGGCCCTTTATTTAAAACTCCATGACCCCTTTTAGCCCATCCATTTCATAAATTTAAACTAGTTTCCCAATGTGATAATCAATTATGCTTCACCACCTAATGCAATAACAATATTTGATAATGTAATATCAAATCTTCTGTAATACTTCAAATGCCCACAGAATTAACCACCTTCCTCCACCATCCCTGTCCCTTTCTTCCATGTGCCTGTTGAGTCAACTCGTACCGTGTTCCTGGTCTCCTGGTCCAGGTCTACGCAGCGGTCCAGTGGGACTCCCTGTACCAGCTCCATAGCCAGCACCCTGTGGCTCGACAGCTCATCGATCACCTCGGGGACTTCAAAAAAGTTATTTCCCTCCAGCAGGGACCTGAAGGCCATGcacggacagacagacggaaAAAAGGTCGACAAACCATTCATGTGAAATCAGGTAGAAAAGACTCACATACAGAAAGTTGTGACTTTGAGTTGCTGTCTGTATACTACATAGAAATACAGCCTGTTACGACATCAGTATTAAAAATACTTCATAATATAGTTGGTACTTGGTAGTACTTGCAGTGGGAGTAAAGTATCTCTCAGgactaatgaataaaaataaatgcaaagctttgagtttctttttaataaaatctAAGCAGAGCGATACACAGTCTCTCTGCAGAAGCAAACATTGAGTGAAAAGTTGATCTAATTATAGAGTAGCCATGCTGAAACTGGCAGAGCAGTTAAATGGTGCATGACGGCTCAGCACAGGGCTTGAATGGAGGGTGGCTGTTTGATTCAACACGCCACATAAACCCACCTGAACTTCTTGGCACACTCTGCCTCCCTCTTGTAGTCGCACTCCCATGCCAGTTCCCTCTGAAGAACCTCTAAGCTGCTGTCTGCAAACAGacctgtggaaaaacaaacagcacaggaCTCACactaaagaaaagaacacagaCTCTTCATTGTCATCTTTAAACAACGCGGCTTCTGCAAATGAAAAAGGCGCGTCGCTGGATACCGAATGAAACTGTAATCATCAGTTAGGAAACAGTATTTTGACTGAAGCACGTAGGATTGGGCATGACAAGGACTCAAGTAACCTCTCTATAAATGATGCAGATGTCCTCATTGTCACTCTAACAAATGTGTCACCTAGTTTTGACCTGAAACTCTAGCACCACCTCATGGTCTAAACTGAAAGAGTGAAAATGCTGGAACCAAAGAGACACAACAAATCAATGTGAGAGCCACCTACAGTCACTTCCTGACTTAATGACGTCATAAAGTTCATTTCTACACGCTTCCTGCTGATGCATTTCAATCAGATGATTCAAGTTAATGTGTGCCATGGAGTAATGATATGACTCTAACCTGCGACAATAGAGTATGTCAACTGCCGGACGCTTTCGTGTGTAAATCTGTGCCTTCTACTTCAACGCAGAGCTGTATGTTAATTATTCTGGATAATTCCGAAGTCTGGAgggcacaaacaaacaccaaaataaatatAGATGCAGTCGTTACCTTCTGGCAGGACCACGCTCATTTTCAGAACTGACATCAGGTTGTTTATGTCGCTGTGGATGCTCTCTGCCACTCCAGGGTACTGAGAGAAGGAATACGAGAAATTAGAAATCAATGCAGGTGGAGAAAAACAGGAGCTTGTTGTAGGGGAGCGCGTATGGATACCTGGATCTTCATGGCGATTTCTCTGCCGTCTTTTAACACTGCATGATGCACCTGGCCGATGGACGCTGCAGCAAACGGTTTGTCCTCGTAAGACGATAGCTTGTCTCTCCACCCTGGgcccagctcctcctccagaaCTTTCTACGCAATCACAGCCACACACAAGACAAATTGGGCGTTTAAAATCTACACACATGAAACTGCACCTATGCCAACTCATCTCAtcctgtcagaaacacacatgGGAGTGTGTTGCTTTGAGGTTTTTTGACACTATTCACTCAGTCCTAAAGAGTGTCAGAGACAGGAGCTCATGCTTACATGCATCTGCCAGGCAGGCATGAAGTCTGCGCTCTGTCGGACCCTCTCAAAGATCTTCTGTAGCTGAGGGTTGATGAAGGAGTtgtctgaagaagaaaaaaaaaaacacatttcactgtgtgGCTCACAGCTCCTCtggtctgcatgccgaagtgtccttgggcaagatactgaaccccaagttgctcccgaaggctgtgccatcggtgtatgaatgtgtatgactgcttagatccttaaactgatgagcagttggcaccttgcacggtagccaatgccatcagagtatgaatggggtgaatgagatatgtagtgtagagcgctttgagtggtcggaagactagaaaggcgctatataagtacagtccatttaccatttactgcTTAGAAATCATCCCCAGAGTGAGGACATCTGAACACAGCATGTTTCAGTGTGTACCTTGAATGCTGAGCATCTGTCCTATCTTGAGGGCGGCCCCACGGACCTTGCACAGTGTGCTGACTATTCTCTCAGCGTTGGCCtcggacaggagaggagagtcTAACAGAGCACTCTTGTCTGCAaaacagacatcacacacacacggtgaagGATTATTAGCGGCGTTGAAAAGCACAACATAAGAGACATACAACAGCATCAACAAGAGTAAT encodes the following:
- the coq8b gene encoding atypical kinase COQ8B, mitochondrial, whose product is MMLSEVLQVLRGAGKVGSALVTTQGEQLRLMACNSSLGAGVKVAQDVVDGLVGTFMGGSSAQQPIKEDVFPDAEGWENMDPDEAAKWAMGSEFSHDASEYSQTEAGAAAETQTGVPPPPGVAPAGAGWPGQSTRFLHTTHRLHQYFYQTRSVHDTVVARLTPEDIKKAREAKQALVKPVRQKLSDRARERKVPATRISRLVNFGGLAVGLSLGAIAEAAKQSLAGKQKGDKSALLDSPLLSEANAERIVSTLCKVRGAALKIGQMLSIQDNSFINPQLQKIFERVRQSADFMPAWQMHKVLEEELGPGWRDKLSSYEDKPFAAASIGQVHHAVLKDGREIAMKIQYPGVAESIHSDINNLMSVLKMSVVLPEGLFADSSLEVLQRELAWECDYKREAECAKKFRSLLEGNNFFEVPEVIDELSSHRVLAMELVQGVPLDRCVDLDQETRNTISFNILQLCLRELFEFRFMQTDPNWANFFYNSDTKKVVLLDFGACRSYPESFTDDYIQVVHAAALGDRATVLSKSKDLKFLTGFEAKAFEEAHVEAVMILGEAFASAEPFDFGTQSTTQRIQSLIPVMLRHRLTPPPEETYSLHRKMAGSFLICSKLNARIQCRDMFLDVYNSYSQRRQAEQAARATA